A genome region from Tidjanibacter massiliensis includes the following:
- a CDS encoding BACON domain-containing protein — MKKLLFIAAACLLAAACTPQDGGGETASLEVSPKSLTFGAEDTTPQEITVTATGVEWEYAVPSSADWITVDDGTAGKLLVSVAKNPTAEKRTASIRITAKDNDDLEPVSVTVTQAGSETPEVYSLTVDPAALTFEAEGAAGQSVKVTASGEGMTWSAAVDEAAKEWITLSATEGTEGETTLTVTVQDNPDTAERSANVTLTPSAESVGPKAIRVTQEAKVLPPSLTMTYNDGDVPEEGFVIDYLGRKRYTINVVPVNLDWNVRVSYDNEKEKDWLTVNPFKDEDSGIHNISINANDKKNENSAPRTARVIVTTDVEGIGPFEIPVTQEGKPEFLSTLEEDVDFGVLTQSRIAVYPNDELRHQPYTLWELKLWDEGITLTSSQMFIGTGNRLHMKLYTDPIEKNDDNIYILPEGTYTVTTADIEDSAYQFVSRDIMCGRAGFSHPKFPSGT; from the coding sequence ATGAAAAAGCTATTATTCATCGCGGCGGCCTGTCTGCTCGCCGCCGCATGTACGCCGCAGGACGGGGGCGGAGAGACCGCTTCCCTCGAGGTGTCGCCCAAGTCGCTTACTTTCGGGGCAGAGGATACGACTCCGCAGGAGATTACCGTGACCGCCACCGGCGTGGAGTGGGAATATGCCGTTCCTTCGTCGGCCGACTGGATTACCGTGGACGACGGGACGGCCGGAAAACTGCTGGTCTCGGTCGCCAAGAATCCGACGGCCGAGAAACGTACCGCTTCGATTCGGATAACTGCCAAAGATAACGATGACTTGGAACCCGTGAGCGTGACGGTTACGCAGGCCGGTTCTGAGACTCCGGAGGTCTATTCACTGACGGTAGACCCGGCGGCACTGACTTTCGAGGCCGAGGGTGCCGCAGGCCAGAGCGTGAAGGTGACCGCTTCGGGCGAGGGGATGACCTGGAGCGCCGCGGTTGATGAGGCCGCCAAAGAGTGGATAACCCTCTCTGCGACGGAAGGTACCGAAGGGGAGACGACGCTGACCGTCACGGTGCAGGACAACCCCGACACGGCGGAACGTTCGGCGAACGTCACCCTGACGCCGAGTGCGGAGTCGGTAGGCCCGAAGGCCATCCGCGTGACGCAGGAGGCCAAGGTGCTGCCCCCGTCGCTGACGATGACTTACAACGACGGCGACGTACCGGAGGAGGGGTTCGTTATCGACTATCTCGGCCGAAAACGTTATACAATCAATGTCGTTCCTGTCAATCTCGATTGGAATGTCCGGGTCTCATACGATAACGAAAAAGAAAAAGATTGGTTAACAGTAAACCCCTTCAAAGACGAAGACAGTGGTATCCATAATATTAGCATCAATGCCAACGACAAAAAAAATGAGAACTCCGCTCCGCGGACAGCGCGCGTGATTGTCACTACTGACGTCGAAGGTATCGGCCCGTTCGAGATTCCCGTGACGCAGGAGGGCAAGCCCGAATTTCTCAGTACGCTTGAAGAGGATGTCGATTTCGGAGTGCTCACCCAAAGCCGAATAGCTGTCTATCCGAATGACGAGTTGAGGCATCAACCATACACACTGTGGGAGTTGAAATTGTGGGATGAAGGCATTACGTTGACCTCGTCGCAAATGTTTATCGGCACTGGCAATCGCCTCCACATGAAATTATACACAGACCCCATAGAAAAAAATGACGACAACATTTACATCCTTCCGGAGGGTACTTATACAGTCACTACGGCAGACATAGAAGATAGTGCATACCAATTCGTTTCACGAGATATCATGTGCGGCCGTGCAGGATTCTCCCACCCGAAGTTTCCGAGCGGCACCTGA